In Anas acuta chromosome 6, bAnaAcu1.1, whole genome shotgun sequence, the following are encoded in one genomic region:
- the ORC4 gene encoding origin recognition complex subunit 4, whose translation MSKRKSKESISTNGECISQVQKLLRERLCYHCATGKLFGIEHQYRHLLELLKRTTIHGESNSALIIGPRGSGKTALLNRVLKDLMEIKQVKENLLEVRLNGLLQTNDKVALKEITRQLRLENVVGDKVFGSFAENLAFLLEALRKGNRTSSCPVLFILDEFDLFVHHKNQTLLYNLFDISQSAQTPVTVIGLTCRRDILELFEKRVKSRFSHRQIYVLNSFDFKQYIKIFKEQLSLPADFPDETFAQKWNNNVQHLSVDKTVNDVLQNLFHYTKDLRSLNFLLMLAVSNVTVHHPLITASDLQEASKQYRMDSKANIVHGLSVLEICLIIAMKHLNDVYEGEPFNFQMVYNEFQKFIQRKAHCMYNFEKPVVMKAFEHLLQLELVKPIEKPSVRTQREYLLMKLLLDNTQIMDALQAYPNCPTDVKQWATSSLSWL comes from the exons ATGAGTAAACGTAAGTCCAAGGAGAGCATCAGTACAAATGGAGAATGCATTTCACAG GTGCAAAAACTGTTACGTGAAAGGTTGTGTTACCATTGCGCTACTGGAAAACTGTTTGGGATTGAACATCAGTACAG GCATCTGCTGGAACTGTTGAAGCGAACTACAATTCATGGAGAAAGTAACTCTGCCCTCATTATTGGACCCCGTGGATCAGGAAAGACTGCG TTACTAAATCGTGTCTTGAAAGACCTCATGGAAATCAAACAAGTTAAAGAGAACCTCTTGGAAGTTCGTCTGAATG GGCTTTTGCAGACTAATGATAAAGTGGCCCTGAAGGAGATCACCAGGCAGCTGCGCCTGGAAAATGTGGTTGGGGATAAAGTTTTT GGCAGTTTTGCTGAAAATCTTGCATTCCTCCTTGAAGCTTTAAGGAAAG GAAACAGAACCAGCAGTTGTCCAGTCTTGTTTATACTGGATGAATTTGACTTGTTTGTTCATCACAAGAATCAGACGCTGCTGTATAACCTGTTTGATATATCCCAGTCAGCACAGACTCCAGTAACAGTTATTGGACTCACATGTAGACGG gatATCCTGGAGCTTTTTGAGAAGAGAGTAAAATCAAGGTTCTCTCACCGACAGATCTATGTGTTAAATTCCTTTGATTTTAAacagtatattaaaatattcaaggAACAGCTTTCTCTTCCTGCTGACTTTCCTGATGAGACTTTTGCACAAAAATGGAATAATAATGTTCAG catcTGTCTGTAGATAAAACTGTGAATGACGTGCTGCAGAACCTTTTTCACTACACCAAAGATCTGCGCTCACTTAATTTTCTGTTG atgcTTGCTGTAAGTAACGTTACTGTGCATCACCCTCTTATCACTGCGTCAGATCTTCAGGAGGCAAGCAAGCAGTACAGAATGGACTCCAAAGCAAATATTGTACATG GTTTGTCTGTCCTGGAAATCTGCCTAATTATAGCTATGAAACACTTAAATGATGTTTATGAAGGAGAACCATTTAACTTCCAGATGGTTTACAATG AATTTCAGAAGTTCATCCAGAGGAAGGCGCACTGCATGTACAACTTCGAAAAGCCAGTTGTTATGAAG gCGTTCGAACACTTACTGCAACTGGAATTAGTCAAACCAATAGAGAAACCATCGGTGCGTACTCAGAGAGAGTACCTCTTGATGAAACTGCTCTTGGACAACACCCAGATCATGGACGCTTTGCAGGCGTACCCCAACTGCCCCACAGACGTGAAGCAGTGGGCAACGTCATCGCTTAGCTGGTTGTGA